The following coding sequences lie in one Colias croceus chromosome 1, ilColCroc2.1 genomic window:
- the LOC123693502 gene encoding uncharacterized protein LOC123693502 gives MRSYITRLLVVDLLLITHKVHSFQIRDADLNRILDYLREDKYEESNKSNLESKEIVPAIPSLNRGLSGVYRTSQYSNDDGESRVLRDITDTAPNFEDLAKILTQKSQPINTRLPTFDREASVSKYNDGGNNAHDYSKVYLVLDPRAKINNADLKSIGDIVSSLLSGKGKMNKNPKPKKQQRYKGFAVIDDFLARRRNRDSNEKFSKDSIERDYKQKRARNDYSGGSGRTAIPYIGHRADIYERE, from the exons ATGCGTAGTTATATAACGAGGTTATTAG tggtGGATTTATTACTCATCACACACAAAGTGCACAGCTTCCAGATACGCGATGCCGATTTAAATCGGATTTTAGATTACTTGCGAGAGGACAAATATGAAGAAAgcaataaaagtaatttggAAAGTAAGGAAATCGTACCCGCTATTCCAAGCTTAAATAGAGGACTAAGCGGTGTTTATCGAACATCTCAATATAGTAACGACGATGGGGAAAGTAGGGTCTTGCGTGATATCACTGATACCGCGCcgaattttgaagatttagcaaaaattttaacCCAAAAATCACAACCAATAAATACACGTCTGCCTACATTCGATCGAGAGGCTTCTGTTTCGAAATACAATGACGGAGGGAACAATGCTCATGATTATTCAAAAGTATACTTGGTTTTGGATCCCCGagcaaaaattaataatgcggaTTTGAAAAGCATAGGCGATAT agTATCGTCACTTTTATCTGGTAAAggaaaaatgaataaaaaccCAAAACCTAAAAAGCAGCAACGTTATAAAGGATTTGCTGTAATCGATGATTTTTTGGCAAGACGAAGAAATAGAGATTCCAATGAGA AATTTTCAAAGGATTCAATTGAACGTGATTACAAGCAGAAAAGAGCGAGGAATGATTACAGCGGAGGCTCTGGGCGCACTGCGATACCATATATAGGACATCGAGCTGATATTTATGAAAGAGAATAA